One region of Ictalurus furcatus strain D&B chromosome 17, Billie_1.0, whole genome shotgun sequence genomic DNA includes:
- the rxrga gene encoding retinoic acid receptor RXR-gamma-A isoform X2 — protein sequence MDGISSPKCSSVQVDNSHLRPSSHAPIGSMVTHLHPSVISGIASPYAVITSSSSLSSTTSSLPSTPNMGFNPQMNTLDASRDVKPPANISSSYQCLSPGSLSKHLCSICGDRSSGKHYGVYSCEGCKGFFKRTIRKDLTYTCRDCKECLIDKRQRNRCQYCRYQKCLAMGMKREAVQEERQRGRDKNDNEVDSSSGLNEEMPVEKILDAELSVEPKTDTYIQTNADTSTNDPVTNICQAADKQLFTLVEWAKLIPHFSQLPLDDQVILLRAGWNELLIASFSHRSVSVKDGIVLGTGLHVHRNSAHTAGVGSIFDRVLSELVSKMKDMQMDKTELGCLRAIVLFNPDAKGLSSPSEVEALREKVYASLESYTKHKYPDQPGRFAKLLLRLPALRSIGLKCLEHLFFFKLIGDTPIDTFLMEMLEAPHQIT from the exons ATGGATGGCATCTCATCACCTAAat GTTCTTCAGTACAGGTTGACAACAGTCACCTGAGGCCATCCTCCCATGCACCCATCGGCTCCATGGTAACACACCTCCACCCTTCGGTCATAAGCGGTATTGCATCACCCTACGCTGTCAtcacctcctcctcatcattgAGCTCAACCACTTCATCCCTGCCTAGCACACCTAACATGGGCTTCAATCCTCAG ATGAACACCCTGGATGCCTCAAGAGATGTTAAACCTCCTGCTAACATCAGTAGCAGTTATCAGTGCCTTAGTCCAGGCTCTCTGTCCAAACACCTGTGCTCCATATGTGGAGATCGATCTTCTG GTAAACACTATGGAGTATACAGCTGTGAAGGCTGCAAGGGCTTCTTCAAGAGAACTATCCGGAAAGACCTGACATACACATGCCGGGACTGTAAGGAGTGTTTAATAGATAAGCGGCAGAGAAACCGCTGTCAGTACTGCCGCTATCAGAAATGCCTGGCAATGGGAATGAAGAGGGAAG ctgtacAGGAAGAAAGGCAACGGGGTCGAGATAAAAATGACAACGAGGTTGATTCCAGCAGCGGTTTAAACGAAGAAATGCCAGTGGAGAAGATTTTAGACGCCGAATTATCCGTGGAGCCAAAAACAGACACCTACATCCAGACTAATGCAGACACCTCA ACAAATGACCCCGTAACCAACATCTGCCAGGCAGCTGATAAACAGCTGTTCACCCTGGTGGAGTGGGCAAAACTCATCCCGCACTTCTCTCAGCTACCTCTGGATGACCAGGTCATCCTCCTGCGAGCAG GCTGGAACGAGCTGCTCATCGCATCGTTCTCTCATCGCTCTGTGTCAGTGAAGGATGGCATTGTGTTAGGCACAGGCCTGCATGTCCACCGCAACAGTGCACACACTGCAGGAGTGGGGTCCATCTTTGACAG GGTTCTTTCTGAGCTGGTGTCTAAAATGAAGGACATGCAGATGGATAAGACGGAGCTCGGCTGCCTCAGAGCCATCGTTCTCTTCAACCCAG ATGCCAAAGGTTTATCCAGTCCATCTGAGGTAGAGGCACTGAGGGAAAAAGTTTATGCCTCACTGGAGTCATACACCAAGCACAAATATCCAGACCAGCCAGGCAG GTTTGCGAAGCTCCTGCTGCGTCTTCCTGCTCTTCGCTCCATTGGCCTCAAGTGTCTCGAGCATCTTTTCTTCTTTAAGCTCATCGGTGATACTCCAATAGACACGTTCCTCATGGAGATGCTGGAAGCTCCACACCAAATCACGTGA
- the rxrga gene encoding retinoic acid receptor RXR-gamma-A isoform X1, whose protein sequence is MDHTEYLHLSSSVQVDNSHLRPSSHAPIGSMVTHLHPSVISGIASPYAVITSSSSLSSTTSSLPSTPNMGFNPQMNTLDASRDVKPPANISSSYQCLSPGSLSKHLCSICGDRSSGKHYGVYSCEGCKGFFKRTIRKDLTYTCRDCKECLIDKRQRNRCQYCRYQKCLAMGMKREAVQEERQRGRDKNDNEVDSSSGLNEEMPVEKILDAELSVEPKTDTYIQTNADTSTNDPVTNICQAADKQLFTLVEWAKLIPHFSQLPLDDQVILLRAGWNELLIASFSHRSVSVKDGIVLGTGLHVHRNSAHTAGVGSIFDRVLSELVSKMKDMQMDKTELGCLRAIVLFNPDAKGLSSPSEVEALREKVYASLESYTKHKYPDQPGRFAKLLLRLPALRSIGLKCLEHLFFFKLIGDTPIDTFLMEMLEAPHQIT, encoded by the exons ATGGATCATACTGAATACCTTCATCTGA GTTCTTCAGTACAGGTTGACAACAGTCACCTGAGGCCATCCTCCCATGCACCCATCGGCTCCATGGTAACACACCTCCACCCTTCGGTCATAAGCGGTATTGCATCACCCTACGCTGTCAtcacctcctcctcatcattgAGCTCAACCACTTCATCCCTGCCTAGCACACCTAACATGGGCTTCAATCCTCAG ATGAACACCCTGGATGCCTCAAGAGATGTTAAACCTCCTGCTAACATCAGTAGCAGTTATCAGTGCCTTAGTCCAGGCTCTCTGTCCAAACACCTGTGCTCCATATGTGGAGATCGATCTTCTG GTAAACACTATGGAGTATACAGCTGTGAAGGCTGCAAGGGCTTCTTCAAGAGAACTATCCGGAAAGACCTGACATACACATGCCGGGACTGTAAGGAGTGTTTAATAGATAAGCGGCAGAGAAACCGCTGTCAGTACTGCCGCTATCAGAAATGCCTGGCAATGGGAATGAAGAGGGAAG ctgtacAGGAAGAAAGGCAACGGGGTCGAGATAAAAATGACAACGAGGTTGATTCCAGCAGCGGTTTAAACGAAGAAATGCCAGTGGAGAAGATTTTAGACGCCGAATTATCCGTGGAGCCAAAAACAGACACCTACATCCAGACTAATGCAGACACCTCA ACAAATGACCCCGTAACCAACATCTGCCAGGCAGCTGATAAACAGCTGTTCACCCTGGTGGAGTGGGCAAAACTCATCCCGCACTTCTCTCAGCTACCTCTGGATGACCAGGTCATCCTCCTGCGAGCAG GCTGGAACGAGCTGCTCATCGCATCGTTCTCTCATCGCTCTGTGTCAGTGAAGGATGGCATTGTGTTAGGCACAGGCCTGCATGTCCACCGCAACAGTGCACACACTGCAGGAGTGGGGTCCATCTTTGACAG GGTTCTTTCTGAGCTGGTGTCTAAAATGAAGGACATGCAGATGGATAAGACGGAGCTCGGCTGCCTCAGAGCCATCGTTCTCTTCAACCCAG ATGCCAAAGGTTTATCCAGTCCATCTGAGGTAGAGGCACTGAGGGAAAAAGTTTATGCCTCACTGGAGTCATACACCAAGCACAAATATCCAGACCAGCCAGGCAG GTTTGCGAAGCTCCTGCTGCGTCTTCCTGCTCTTCGCTCCATTGGCCTCAAGTGTCTCGAGCATCTTTTCTTCTTTAAGCTCATCGGTGATACTCCAATAGACACGTTCCTCATGGAGATGCTGGAAGCTCCACACCAAATCACGTGA